Proteins encoded within one genomic window of Cucumis sativus cultivar 9930 chromosome 3, Cucumber_9930_V3, whole genome shotgun sequence:
- the LOC101208616 gene encoding E3 ubiquitin-protein ligase KEG — MSTQEAASQPVPSFEYELLDGDTDHVRTVVASSNYSSPRIEPSKVKLRHRIGRGVFGDVWLATHHQSTKDYDEYHEVAVKMLNPVKEDHMRVVLDKLEDRFYKCQAAKGVCRLYGVSIIGGKLCIIMKFYEGSIADKMARLKDGKLSPPDVLRYGINLAQGIFELHSKEILVLNMKPSNMLLTTKDQAILGDIGIPFLLHSVPIPNSDIVQRLGTPNYMAPEQWQPEVRGPISYETDSWGFACCIIEMLTGVQPWRGKSVDEIFHSVVRKQEKPCIPSGLPPLIENVLLGCFEYDLRSRPLMTDILNVFQSFQHVNGDWQAIGSSKVLNKSSATGHTEWFLSKDHLQVNDLVRSRKPLNSCKSDNMNIPEGKIVGLEGETEKDAFVLVRVRGIHDPVRVYASTLERVSFGLAAGDWIRLKEADKKHSPVGILHSIDRVGNVAVAFIGVETLWKGNSSQFQMAESFCVGQFVRIKASILRPRFEWLRKKGSVWATGKIWWILPNGCLMVKFPGILSFKEECNSYMADPAEVEVVNFSTCPGMVKKYQHLEDFHWSVRPILIAFGMFTAMKLGIAFGKVGRSKVKKGQSNLVYCESQHVEGQNTNNPAWIPPPVKNILFGDSVNTVAR, encoded by the exons ATGTCTACACAAGAAGCTGCTTCTCAACCGGTTCCTTCTTTTGAGTATGAGCTTCTTGATGGTGATACTGATCATGTTAGGACAGTGGTTGCTTCATCTAACTATTCAAGCCCTAGGATTGAACCTTCAAAAGTTAAGCTTAGGCATCGAATTGGGCGAGGTGTATTCGGTGATGTTTGGTTAGCAACTCACCATCAGTCTACTAAGGATTATGATGAGTACCATGAAGTTGCAGTCAAGATGTTGAATCCTGTTAAAGAAGATCACATGAGGGTTGTTTTGGATAAACTTGAGGACCGTTTCTATAAGTGTCAAGCTGCAAAGGGTGTCTGCAGGTTGTATGGAGTGTCTATAATTGGTGGGAAG TTATGCATCATCATGAAATTTTACGAAGGATCAATTGCTGATAAGATGGCTCGCCTTAAAGATGGAAAGCTTTCTCCCCCTGATGTATTGAG ATATGGAATCAACCTAGCCCAGGGAATTTTTGAATTGCACTCAAAAGAAATCTTGGTTCTTAACATGAAACCTTCAAACATGCTCCTTACTACCAAGGACCAAGCAATTTTGGGAGATATCGGAATCCCTTTTCTACTGCACAGTGTACCAATACCGAATTCAGATATAGTTCAGAGACTTGGGACACCTAACTATATGGCACCAGAACAATGGCAGCCAGAAGTTAGAGGTCCTATATCGTATGAAACTGATTCGTGGGGATTTGCTTGCTGCATTATTGAGATGTTGACTGGTGTCCAGCCATGGCGCGGGAAATCAGTCGATGAAATATTTCATTCTGTTGTCAGGAAACAAGAAAAGCCATGTATTCCAAGTGGACTTCCTCCCCTAATTGAGAATGTTCTTCTTGGTTGCTTTGAATATGACTTAAGGAGTCGTCCTTTAATGACAGACATATTAAACGTGTTCCAGAG CTTCCAACATGTTAACGGCGACTGGCAAGCCATTGGGAGTTCAAAAGTGTTGAACAAATCAAGTGCAACTGGACATACTGAATGGTTTCTCTCAAAGGATCATTTACAAGTGAATGATTTAGTGCGTTCTAGAAAGCCATTAAACTCATGCAAGTCAGATAATATGAACATCCCTGAAGGAAAGATAGTGGGTTTAGAAGGTGAAACTGAAAAGGATGCTTTTGTTCTGGTGAGGGTACGTGGAATCCATGATCCTGTAAGAGTGTATGCTTCAACGCTCGAGCGGGTGAGTTTTGGGTTAGCAGCTGGTGACTGGATACGTTTGAAGGAAGCAGACAAGAAACACTCTCCTGTGGGAATTCTTCATTCAATTGATCGTGTTGGTAATGTAGCTGTTGCTTTTATTGGTGTAGAAACTCTCTGGAAGGGTAACTCTTCCCAGTTTCAAATGGCAGAATCGTTTTGCGTAGGCCAATTTGTACGGATAAAAGCCAGCATTCTGAGACCACGATTCGAATGGCTTCGTAAAAAAGGAAGTGTTTGGGCTACAGGGAAGATTTGGTGGATCCTACCCAATGGCTGTCTCATGGTCAAGTTCCCTGGAATTCTCTCTTTCAAAGAAGAATGTAATTCGTATATGGCCGATCCAGCCGAGGTCGAGGTCGTCAACTTTAGCACTTGTCCAGGGATGGTGAAAAAATACCAACATCTTGAGGATTTTCACTGGTCGGTTAGACCAATTCTGATTGCATTTGGAATGTTTACAGCAATGAAGCTGGGAATTGCATTTGGGAAGGTGGGGAGATCGAAGGTGAAGAAGGGGCAAAGCAACCTTGTGTATTGTGAATCTCAACATGTCGAAGGACAGAACACCAACAATCCAGCTTGGATTCCTCCGCCTGTGAAGAACATTCTTTTCGGAGACAGTGTTAACACGGTCGCTCGCTGA
- the LOC101219460 gene encoding uncharacterized protein LOC101219460, with amino-acid sequence MAVDGVCALDVVDFPPLQSTTTPEKHRRSFSLLSSPLMIVGLSRKNVLYRQLPHQPLMLSVLKLDGSSFDIQVRRSATVAELKGAVELVFSHMPQHGPGKISWLHVWWHFCLCYAGQKLVDDADYIASFGIKDGDQLQFVRHVTTGYNVIRKQSKKLVVSSKLISRISSRSKSFKQNDQKDMERYNYNDIESGRCQHSGSNNNDLFMNHEPKMVVFLGGWFSHTKLASAGKMSIKSLVRPSVTRPSLVRGFKNLIQLCREKRHYEKVNKKKRSIIGV; translated from the exons ATGGCTGTCGACGGCGTTTGTGCACTTGACGTTGTTGACTTTCCTCCCCTCCAGTCAACGACGACGCCCGAGAAACATCGTCGATCCTTCTCCTTGCTTTCATCTCCTTTGATGATTGTTGGCCTCTCCAGGAAGAATGTTTTGTACCGCCAGCTTCCTCATCAGCCTCTCATGCTCTCTGTTCTTAAATTGGACGGCTCTTCTTTCG ATATTCAAGTTAGGAGATCTGCTACTGTTGCTGAATTGAAGGGGGCCGTGGAGTTGGTCTTCAGTCACATGCCACAGCACGGACCGGGAAAGATTTCATG GCTCCATGTGTGGTGGCATTTCTGCTTATGCTATGCTGGTCAAAAGTTAGTTGACGATGCTGACTACATTGCAAGTTTTGGCATTAAGGATGGTGATCAG cTTCAATTTGTCCGGCATGTCACAACTGGCTACAATGTTATAAGAAAGCAATCAAAGAAACTTGTGGTTTCCTCAAAACTGATCAGTAG GATATCATCTCGATCAAAAAGCTTCAAGCAAAATGATCAGAAAGATATGGAAAGATACAACTACAACGACATAGAAAGTGGAAGGTGTCAACATAGTGGCAGCAACAACAACGATCTCTTCATGAACCATGAGCCAAAGATGGTAGTGTTTTTAGGAGGATGGTTCTCTCACACCAAGCTAGCATCCGCAGGAAAGATGAGCATCAAGAGTCTGGTACGTCCATCGGTAACTCGCCCTAGCCTGGTGCGTGGTTTCAAGAATTTAATACAATTATGCCGCGAAAAACGACATTATGAAAAAgtgaataaaaagaagagatccATCATAGGAGTTTGA